In one uncultured Methanoregula sp. genomic region, the following are encoded:
- a CDS encoding cache domain-containing protein translates to MRHLRELGIFIVLLVVCGLLLLSVYMEVESTTISQLNSEQMVHAGQAAKSIERFFSTYNNTLSFLADNNHIISMDPEGRVLMQEFFHRHSQDIASITRVDRNGTILYTYPYETSTGANISSQSHVRKSMSSHQVVISDVFTAVQGFRTVALAVPVFKDGTYDGSLSILIPFEQLTQKDLESVRILDTGYAWAVSEKGTILYTPDSGLVDQSAFTVYNRSPAAVAFVSEAVKGNRGSSSYTLEPAQAGKDSHERYQAVYFPVMIGDTHWSIIVATPEREILSTLQGFRNNLVIISGLLVILLFFTAYYTTRAWGILKEEEKRRVAEAALRESERNYRTILETIQEIFIRTDINGNLIMASPSTLGVLGYDSPDEIVGKPIAGTLYYQPEKRDELLRLLSEKGHLEDYEVQFRRKDRSLIWVSAHCHYYLGPDGKIAGIEGTFRDISERKRTREELLKKSEELVATYQQMTATADELKENYDELQKSQQALEQARKKLNLLNTITFQDIQNALFSLEGYIELLSELSLAGNAGTYIKKERGVAEKISNMLVFAKNYQDMGINPPRWQNINQVFLLAISHLELVGISRKINLDNLELYADTLLETVFFNLVENAIRHGKTVTEISLHYRETADHLILCVEDNGAGIPDSDKEKIFERGYGAQKGMGLFLVREVFGITNISISETGTYGKGARFEIIVPKGVYRLDEKYTPQ, encoded by the coding sequence ATGAGACATCTGCGGGAACTGGGGATATTTATTGTCTTACTTGTGGTCTGCGGGCTGCTGCTCTTATCCGTATACATGGAAGTGGAGTCAACAACCATCAGCCAGCTCAATTCCGAGCAGATGGTTCATGCCGGGCAGGCCGCAAAAAGCATTGAACGTTTCTTTTCCACGTACAATAATACCCTCTCATTCCTTGCGGACAATAATCATATCATCAGCATGGATCCGGAAGGACGGGTGCTGATGCAGGAGTTTTTCCACCGGCATTCACAGGATATTGCGTCCATCACCCGGGTAGACCGGAACGGGACAATTCTCTATACCTACCCGTACGAAACCTCAACCGGAGCAAACATCTCATCCCAGTCCCATGTCCGGAAGTCCATGAGCAGTCACCAGGTTGTAATAAGCGATGTTTTTACCGCAGTCCAGGGATTCCGGACGGTTGCCTTAGCCGTGCCGGTGTTTAAGGATGGCACGTATGATGGCAGTCTTTCCATACTGATACCGTTTGAGCAGCTGACACAGAAAGATCTTGAATCGGTCAGGATCCTCGATACCGGATATGCGTGGGCAGTCAGTGAGAAAGGGACGATCCTCTACACGCCGGATTCCGGCCTGGTCGACCAGTCTGCATTTACGGTATACAACAGATCACCGGCCGCTGTCGCGTTTGTATCAGAAGCCGTAAAAGGTAACCGGGGCAGCTCATCCTACACACTTGAACCAGCGCAGGCCGGAAAGGACAGCCACGAAAGATACCAGGCCGTGTATTTCCCCGTGATGATTGGCGACACCCACTGGTCGATCATTGTTGCAACTCCCGAGCGCGAAATCTTAAGTACGCTCCAGGGATTCCGCAATAACCTTGTCATCATCTCGGGACTCCTGGTCATTCTCCTGTTCTTCACGGCATATTATACAACCCGGGCATGGGGGATTCTCAAAGAGGAGGAAAAACGGAGGGTTGCTGAAGCGGCGTTGCGGGAGAGCGAACGGAATTACCGTACCATCCTTGAGACTATCCAGGAGATCTTCATCAGGACTGACATAAACGGGAACCTGATCATGGCAAGCCCCAGCACGCTCGGGGTCCTTGGTTATGATTCCCCGGACGAGATCGTGGGTAAACCGATTGCCGGAACATTATATTACCAGCCGGAGAAGCGGGATGAGTTGCTCCGCCTACTCTCGGAAAAAGGACATCTTGAGGATTACGAAGTCCAGTTCAGACGAAAAGACAGAAGCCTGATCTGGGTCTCAGCCCATTGTCACTATTACCTGGGGCCTGACGGGAAGATTGCGGGCATTGAAGGCACCTTCCGGGACATATCAGAGCGAAAACGGACGCGGGAGGAATTGCTCAAAAAGAGTGAGGAACTCGTTGCCACCTACCAGCAGATGACCGCAACTGCTGACGAACTGAAGGAGAATTACGATGAACTCCAAAAAAGCCAGCAGGCCCTTGAGCAGGCCAGGAAGAAACTGAACCTCCTCAACACCATCACGTTCCAGGACATCCAGAACGCACTCTTCAGTCTTGAGGGATATATCGAACTGTTGTCAGAACTTTCCCTGGCGGGAAACGCCGGCACCTACATAAAAAAAGAGAGAGGTGTTGCTGAAAAAATTTCAAATATGCTGGTGTTTGCCAAAAATTACCAGGATATGGGGATAAATCCACCCAGGTGGCAGAACATAAACCAGGTATTTCTTCTTGCCATCTCCCACCTGGAGCTGGTTGGAATATCCCGGAAGATCAACCTGGACAATCTTGAATTGTATGCCGATACCCTGCTGGAAACGGTCTTTTTCAACCTTGTCGAGAATGCGATCCGGCATGGAAAAACGGTGACAGAGATCTCCCTCCACTACCGGGAAACAGCCGACCACCTGATCCTGTGCGTTGAAGATAACGGTGCCGGGATTCCGGATTCGGATAAAGAAAAAATATTCGAACGGGGGTATGGCGCACAGAAGGGCATGGGACTGTTCCTTGTACGCGAAGTCTTTGGCATTACGAATATTTCCATCAGCGAGACCGGGACATACGGGAAAGGTGCACGGTTCGAAATTATCGTGCCGAAAGGTGTGTACCGGCTGGATGAGAAGTATACTCCACAGTAA
- a CDS encoding molybdenum cofactor biosynthesis protein MoaE translates to MIRIQTEDVDISSLITAAKTSGTGAVVVFDGIVRDDGITEMELEAYEEAALPEMEKIARAATEQFRLQHVDIVHRIGRLSVGENILIIVVSAGHRPDAYAGSRYIIEEIKKSVPIWKKELTKDGGRWVPGEHGHGSGHH, encoded by the coding sequence ATGATCCGGATCCAGACAGAAGATGTGGATATCAGCTCCCTGATAACGGCAGCAAAGACTTCCGGAACGGGGGCTGTCGTGGTCTTTGACGGGATAGTCCGGGACGACGGCATCACCGAGATGGAACTGGAAGCCTATGAGGAGGCAGCGTTGCCGGAGATGGAGAAGATCGCCCGGGCTGCAACGGAACAGTTCCGGCTCCAGCACGTGGATATCGTCCACCGCATCGGGCGCCTTTCAGTTGGCGAGAATATCCTCATCATCGTGGTGAGCGCCGGCCATCGCCCGGATGCCTATGCCGGCTCGCGGTACATCATCGAGGAGATAAAAAAGAGCGTGCCGATCTGGAAAAAGGAACTCACCAAAGACGGCGGGCGGTGGGTACCGGGCGAGCACGGGCACGGGTCCGGACACCACTGA
- a CDS encoding MoaD family protein — MTVKIRFFARFRELLGTDILAEPEAGTPVSGLIRDIAGKNREGYDAIFDENGRFREFVILMRNGKRVELTDAAAVMVADGDEIAVFPPVAGG; from the coding sequence ATGACGGTAAAGATACGGTTTTTTGCCCGGTTCCGGGAACTGCTCGGTACCGATATTCTGGCAGAGCCAGAAGCCGGAACCCCCGTATCGGGGCTCATCCGGGACATTGCAGGAAAAAACAGGGAAGGTTACGATGCCATCTTTGACGAGAACGGCAGATTCCGCGAATTTGTCATCCTGATGCGGAACGGGAAACGGGTGGAACTTACCGACGCAGCAGCAGTGATGGTGGCTGACGGGGACGAGATCGCGGTATTCCCACCGGTTGCCGGGGGATAA
- a CDS encoding HesA/MoeB/ThiF family protein — MLSERERERYKRQILLFGEDGQKKLKNAHIFIAGAGGLGSPVSLYLAVAGIGTLTIVDKDVVDLSNLNRQILHGERDIGKKKTVSAGETLRDINPDIIVNVIDSTIDEANVAHLVGSADGIVDAMDNYPTRYLLNETAQKKKIPLFHGAVRGLYGQATTIIPGKTPCFRCIFPKAPPKEVFPVVGVTPGIIGTVQANEVIKYLLHEGTLLTNRLFIWDGMESRAEELCIERNPACPVCGSGKGSLENKRIP; from the coding sequence ATGTTATCAGAACGCGAACGCGAACGATATAAACGGCAGATCCTCCTGTTTGGAGAGGACGGGCAGAAAAAACTGAAAAACGCCCACATATTCATTGCCGGGGCCGGCGGCCTGGGTTCGCCGGTCTCCCTGTACCTTGCCGTGGCAGGCATCGGCACCCTTACGATAGTGGACAAGGATGTCGTCGACCTGTCCAACCTCAACCGGCAGATCCTGCACGGCGAGCGGGATATCGGCAAGAAGAAGACCGTCTCTGCCGGGGAGACCCTCCGGGACATAAACCCGGATATCATCGTGAACGTCATCGATTCAACCATCGATGAGGCCAATGTCGCACACCTAGTCGGCAGTGCCGACGGGATTGTCGATGCCATGGACAACTACCCGACCCGCTATCTCCTCAACGAGACGGCACAGAAAAAGAAGATCCCCCTTTTCCACGGGGCTGTCCGGGGTCTATACGGCCAGGCAACAACGATCATTCCCGGCAAGACCCCGTGTTTCCGGTGCATCTTCCCCAAGGCGCCACCAAAAGAAGTCTTCCCGGTTGTGGGTGTGACCCCCGGGATCATCGGGACGGTCCAGGCAAACGAGGTGATCAAGTATCTTCTCCATGAAGGGACCCTCCTCACCAACCGGCTGTTCATCTGGGACGGCATGGAGTCGCGGGCAGAAGAGCTCTGCATCGAGAGAAACCCGGCGTGCCCGGTCTGCGGTTCAGGAAAAGGATCACTGGAGAACAAGAGGATACCATGA
- the nifU gene encoding Fe-S cluster assembly scaffold protein NifU, which produces MYSDKVMDHFKNPRNVGEMEDADGVGEVGNPVCGDIMKIFLKIKDNVVTDARFKTFGCGAAIASSSMATELVRGKTLEEAWEVSNRAVAEALEGLPPIKMHCSVLAEEGIHKAINDYRRKHGLPEWEEKNPHSHDEHDEGLTCQH; this is translated from the coding sequence ATGTACAGTGACAAGGTCATGGACCATTTCAAGAACCCGCGCAACGTGGGCGAGATGGAAGACGCTGATGGTGTCGGCGAGGTCGGGAACCCGGTCTGCGGGGACATCATGAAGATCTTCCTGAAGATTAAGGACAACGTCGTCACCGATGCCAGGTTCAAGACATTCGGCTGCGGTGCCGCGATCGCGTCGAGCAGCATGGCAACGGAGCTTGTCCGGGGAAAGACCCTGGAAGAAGCGTGGGAGGTATCGAACAGGGCGGTGGCAGAAGCGCTCGAAGGCCTGCCCCCGATCAAGATGCACTGTTCGGTGCTCGCGGAGGAAGGGATCCACAAGGCCATCAACGATTACCGCAGGAAACATGGCCTGCCTGAATGGGAAGAGAAAAATCCCCATTCCCATGACGAACACGATGAAGGACTTACCTGCCAGCACTAG
- the nifS gene encoding cysteine desulfurase NifS: MGEKRIIYMDHSATTPARKEVVDAMIPYYTRYFGNPSSIYGIARESKKAIDTARAQVAKAIGAEADEIYFTSGGSESDNWAIKGVAFASRKKGSHIITTKIEHHAVIHTCEYLEKEGFTITYLPVDKYGLVDPAELEKAITDKTILVSIMYANNEIGTIEPIAELAAVAKRHRVYFHTDAVQAIGNVEIDVKAQGIDLLSLSAHKFYGPKGVGALYIRKGTKIDNLIHGGGQERKRRAGTENIAGIVGLGKAIEMATADIEGHNRKIRTLRDRLQKGILAKIPHAYLNGHPDKRLPGNINISFEFIEGESMLLWLDDEGICASTGSACTSGSLEPSHVLLATGLPVEISHGSLRLTLGDSNTEADVDAVLEALPGIVLRLREMSPLYTKSGKNGGCNVQ, encoded by the coding sequence ATGGGAGAGAAGCGCATTATTTACATGGACCATTCCGCAACCACCCCCGCACGAAAGGAGGTTGTGGATGCAATGATCCCCTATTATACCCGGTACTTCGGCAACCCGTCATCCATATACGGCATTGCCCGGGAATCAAAAAAGGCCATTGACACCGCACGGGCACAGGTGGCAAAAGCCATCGGGGCTGAAGCTGACGAGATTTATTTCACATCGGGTGGCAGCGAGTCCGACAACTGGGCGATCAAGGGAGTTGCCTTTGCCAGCCGGAAGAAAGGCAGCCATATCATTACCACGAAGATTGAGCACCATGCCGTGATCCATACCTGCGAATATCTTGAGAAGGAAGGGTTCACGATCACGTATCTCCCGGTTGACAAGTACGGTCTTGTGGATCCGGCTGAACTGGAAAAGGCCATCACCGATAAGACCATCCTTGTCTCGATCATGTACGCCAACAACGAGATCGGCACGATCGAGCCCATCGCAGAACTGGCAGCGGTTGCAAAGAGGCACAGGGTATATTTCCATACCGACGCCGTTCAGGCAATCGGCAATGTCGAGATCGATGTGAAGGCACAGGGTATCGATCTTCTCTCCCTCTCCGCCCACAAATTCTACGGGCCAAAGGGAGTTGGCGCTCTTTACATACGGAAGGGCACAAAGATCGACAACCTGATCCATGGCGGCGGGCAGGAACGGAAGCGGCGGGCAGGGACCGAGAATATCGCGGGTATTGTCGGGCTCGGGAAAGCCATTGAGATGGCGACTGCTGATATCGAGGGGCACAACCGTAAGATCCGGACTCTGAGGGACAGGCTGCAAAAAGGGATCCTTGCAAAGATCCCCCATGCCTACCTCAACGGTCATCCTGATAAGCGGCTGCCTGGCAACATCAATATCAGTTTCGAGTTCATCGAGGGAGAATCCATGCTCCTCTGGCTGGATGACGAAGGCATCTGCGCTTCTACGGGAAGCGCCTGCACATCGGGGTCGCTCGAACCCTCCCATGTCCTGCTCGCTACCGGCCTCCCGGTCGAGATCTCCCATGGCTCGCTCCGGCTGACCCTCGGGGACAGCAACACGGAGGCGGACGTGGATGCTGTGCTGGAAGCCCTGCCGGGGATTGTATTACGCCTAAGGGAGATGTCTCCCCTGTATACGAAGAGTGGAAAGAACGGTGGCTGCAATGTACAGTGA
- a CDS encoding transcriptional regulator produces MEAPCQKIVWDVLPAIRAAIAVELVRCGVSQVEASRMLEIAPSAVSQYLSGKRGYRIEFENDVKRSIELLAKDLKDKKSINLVQRTCEICRQLREGDENQCPGPTAPAEGERCGS; encoded by the coding sequence ATGGAAGCCCCTTGTCAGAAGATAGTATGGGATGTCCTGCCCGCAATCCGGGCAGCGATTGCAGTAGAACTGGTCCGGTGTGGCGTTTCCCAGGTAGAGGCTTCCCGGATGCTGGAGATCGCGCCATCCGCGGTCTCCCAGTACCTCTCGGGGAAACGCGGGTACCGGATAGAATTCGAGAATGATGTGAAAAGATCCATTGAATTGCTTGCAAAGGATCTAAAAGATAAGAAGAGTATCAACCTGGTCCAGCGCACCTGCGAGATATGCCGCCAGCTGCGCGAGGGTGATGAGAACCAGTGTCCCGGACCCACTGCACCCGCCGAAGGGGAACGGTGCGGTTCCTGA
- the larE gene encoding ATP-dependent sacrificial sulfur transferase LarE codes for MTLYDKHQRLKEIITGRGSMLVAFSGGVDSTLLADAAREVLGEKTHCVFLDSPVVPRAALADAKKIAADLALSLDIISVPQMEHEEFCSNTADRCYFCKKISSKVLKKRADELGIACIADGTNVSDLGEHRPGLRASTEEGILHPFIDAGITKQEIRAIAQERGLPVWQKPSAACLSSRIPYGDPITREKLGMIEEAEAYLSGLGIGQLRVRLHGTIARIEVHNEDREKLLEHQTAVIREFRRIGFAYVTLDLEGYRSGSMDEVIRPADEEDRHR; via the coding sequence ATGACTCTCTACGACAAACACCAGCGGTTAAAGGAAATAATTACCGGCAGGGGATCCATGCTGGTCGCATTCTCCGGGGGTGTCGACAGTACCCTGCTCGCCGACGCAGCCCGCGAAGTCCTGGGTGAAAAAACGCACTGCGTATTCCTGGACAGCCCGGTAGTACCGAGAGCGGCCCTGGCAGATGCAAAGAAGATCGCAGCCGATCTCGCCCTGTCGCTCGATATTATCAGTGTGCCCCAGATGGAGCACGAAGAGTTCTGCAGCAACACGGCCGACCGCTGTTATTTCTGCAAGAAGATCTCATCGAAGGTTCTTAAGAAAAGGGCTGATGAACTGGGGATTGCCTGTATTGCTGACGGCACCAATGTCTCTGACCTGGGCGAGCACCGTCCCGGGCTCCGGGCATCCACCGAGGAGGGAATTCTCCACCCGTTCATTGATGCGGGGATCACCAAGCAGGAGATCCGCGCCATTGCACAGGAACGGGGTCTTCCCGTATGGCAGAAACCGTCGGCAGCCTGCCTCTCGTCCCGCATTCCCTACGGAGATCCCATCACCCGGGAAAAACTCGGGATGATCGAGGAGGCCGAAGCATACCTGTCAGGTCTTGGAATCGGGCAGCTGCGGGTCCGGCTGCATGGCACGATTGCCCGGATCGAAGTACATAATGAGGACCGGGAGAAATTACTGGAGCACCAGACCGCAGTGATCCGGGAATTCAGGCGGATCGGTTTTGCCTATGTTACCCTCGATCTTGAAGGATACCGCAGCGGCAGCATGGACGAAGTGATCAGGCCCGCGGATGAGGAAGACCGGCACCGGTGA
- the fdhD gene encoding formate dehydrogenase accessory sulfurtransferase FdhD codes for MYKKIPCKRVDGEIREDHLHEVIEEVPLALFVNGRHAMTAMMSPVMLEEFVTGYLFTEQIIKSIDEIESIKIEKNRMSVITTNLFKVLGPKKTILSGCGGSTSFIDTEKLPKIHSDYHVTPQEIWNAGKAVLNSELHRLTGGIHIVALLDGEKILAISEDIGRHNALDRVIGFGLRNKIDLSKTYVLVSGRISSEMVRKCLIANIPVIVSRGATTTLAVDTAGKTGLTVVGFSRGGKMNIYTHPERVS; via the coding sequence ATGTACAAGAAAATTCCCTGCAAACGTGTTGACGGGGAGATACGCGAAGACCATCTGCACGAAGTGATCGAGGAAGTCCCGCTCGCGCTTTTTGTCAACGGGCGCCATGCCATGACCGCGATGATGAGCCCCGTGATGCTCGAAGAGTTCGTTACCGGCTACCTCTTCACCGAGCAGATCATCAAAAGTATCGACGAGATCGAATCGATCAAGATCGAGAAGAACCGCATGAGCGTGATCACGACCAACCTTTTCAAGGTGCTCGGCCCCAAAAAGACCATTCTTTCCGGCTGCGGTGGCAGCACTTCGTTCATTGATACGGAGAAACTCCCGAAGATCCACTCGGATTACCATGTCACCCCTCAGGAGATCTGGAATGCCGGAAAAGCCGTGCTCAATTCCGAACTCCACCGCCTCACCGGCGGGATCCATATCGTGGCCCTTCTTGACGGGGAAAAGATTCTCGCCATATCTGAAGATATCGGGCGGCACAATGCCCTTGACCGGGTGATCGGGTTTGGCCTCCGCAACAAAATCGACCTTTCAAAGACCTACGTGCTCGTATCCGGACGTATCTCCTCCGAGATGGTGAGAAAGTGCCTGATAGCAAATATCCCGGTTATCGTCTCGCGGGGGGCGACCACCACGCTCGCGGTCGATACCGCAGGAAAGACCGGCCTGACGGTTGTGGGATTTTCCCGTGGCGGTAAGATGAATATCTACACGCACCCGGAACGGGTCTCCTGA
- a CDS encoding TIGR00269 family protein, whose amino-acid sequence MDAGQDVPRCSRCRDPAVLFQRQSGRHLCSMHAITDICDRVAATIREERMIVAGDRVAVALSGGKDSTALLMILSRLMPAWEGVSLVAITIDEGIAGYRDETVRSADSLVHSLGVEHHNISFADLFGNTLDELLKGREKEACTVCGILRKKALVTGAERAGATKLATGHNLDDEAQSVLMNVLRGDFSRLVRNSGADSSGRFIPRIKPLMGISEKEIATYLLLNNAWTDLPECPYSGNALRRGVRSMLSTLEYRHPGTMLHLMESKKKIERDYAGADTRDPIRHCRVCGDPCSGELCQLCLLKKTFRR is encoded by the coding sequence ATGGACGCCGGGCAGGATGTACCGCGCTGTTCACGCTGCAGGGACCCCGCAGTCCTGTTCCAGCGGCAGAGCGGGCGGCACCTGTGCAGCATGCATGCCATTACCGATATCTGCGACCGCGTGGCCGCAACCATACGGGAAGAGAGGATGATTGTTGCCGGTGACCGGGTGGCAGTTGCCTTGAGCGGGGGAAAGGACAGCACGGCGCTCCTGATGATCTTAAGCCGGCTCATGCCTGCATGGGAAGGTGTGAGCCTCGTTGCCATAACCATTGACGAAGGCATTGCCGGCTACCGGGACGAGACCGTCCGTTCAGCTGATAGCCTTGTCCACTCTCTCGGGGTTGAACATCACAATATCTCGTTTGCAGATCTGTTCGGCAACACCCTTGATGAACTCCTCAAAGGCCGGGAAAAAGAGGCCTGTACCGTCTGCGGGATCCTGCGGAAGAAAGCGCTGGTTACCGGGGCAGAACGGGCAGGGGCAACAAAACTTGCAACGGGCCACAACCTCGACGACGAGGCCCAGTCAGTCCTGATGAACGTGCTCAGGGGGGATTTTTCAAGGCTTGTACGGAACAGCGGGGCAGATTCATCAGGCCGGTTCATACCGAGGATCAAACCCCTCATGGGCATCTCTGAGAAAGAGATCGCAACCTATCTCCTGCTGAACAATGCATGGACGGATCTCCCCGAGTGCCCGTACTCCGGGAATGCCCTGAGGAGGGGGGTGCGCTCAATGCTCTCCACGCTCGAATACCGTCATCCCGGCACGATGCTGCACCTCATGGAGAGCAAGAAAAAAATAGAGCGGGATTATGCCGGGGCAGATACCCGTGACCCAATCAGGCACTGCAGGGTCTGCGGGGATCCCTGCAGCGGGGAACTCTGCCAGCTCTGCCTGCTGAAAAAGACGTTTAGACGGTAG
- a CDS encoding thiamine biosynthesis protein ThiS has product MKLLLPDRSARVLALPPSTLEAILLGEGINPLEVIASRNGILITEDTVIGPDDEIRLLRIAHGG; this is encoded by the coding sequence ATGAAACTCCTCCTGCCCGACCGTTCAGCCCGGGTTCTCGCCCTGCCTCCGTCAACCCTTGAGGCGATCCTGCTTGGCGAGGGTATCAACCCGCTGGAGGTTATCGCGTCGCGGAACGGGATCCTGATCACTGAAGACACGGTGATCGGGCCGGATGACGAGATCCGTCTGCTCCGTATAGCCCACGGGGGCTGA
- the nadA gene encoding quinolinate synthase NadA: MQDTDRIRQEIRQLKEERNAILLVHNYQPAEIQDLADLTGDSLELSRAAATMDGDVIVFCGVDFMAETAAILSPEKTVLLPAEDACCPMAQMITADELKLVKSRHPDAAVVCYVNTSADVKAESDICCTSSNAVKVVNSVEQDEVIFVPDQNLGRYAQRFTRKTILPWEGFCIVHDRITPVMVENAKKAHPGAQVLVHPECRPEVIDLADTVASTSGIIRQVCTSAQREFIIGTEVGILHRLAKECPGKTCYPLSPAAVCRNMKKTSLALVRDSMATLKPRIVVPEDIAERAKGAIERMLALP; the protein is encoded by the coding sequence GTGCAGGACACAGACCGTATCCGGCAGGAGATCCGGCAACTGAAAGAAGAGCGGAATGCTATCCTTCTCGTGCATAATTACCAGCCCGCGGAGATCCAGGATCTTGCCGACCTGACCGGGGATTCCCTTGAACTCTCGCGCGCTGCCGCAACCATGGACGGCGACGTGATCGTCTTCTGCGGCGTGGATTTCATGGCCGAGACTGCCGCGATCCTCTCCCCGGAAAAGACCGTCCTGCTTCCTGCTGAGGATGCCTGCTGCCCGATGGCGCAGATGATCACCGCGGACGAGCTGAAACTGGTAAAGTCCCGGCACCCGGATGCCGCCGTGGTCTGTTATGTCAACACGTCCGCCGATGTAAAAGCGGAGAGCGATATCTGCTGCACCTCGTCAAATGCAGTAAAGGTCGTCAACTCCGTAGAGCAGGATGAGGTAATCTTCGTGCCCGACCAGAACCTGGGACGGTACGCCCAGCGGTTCACCAGGAAGACGATCCTGCCCTGGGAAGGGTTCTGCATCGTGCACGACCGGATAACGCCCGTCATGGTGGAGAATGCAAAGAAAGCCCACCCGGGTGCGCAGGTCCTCGTGCATCCCGAATGCCGCCCGGAGGTTATCGATCTCGCCGATACCGTAGCAAGCACCTCGGGAATTATCCGGCAGGTCTGCACATCAGCACAGCGGGAGTTCATCATCGGCACGGAGGTGGGGATCCTGCACCGGCTTGCAAAAGAATGCCCGGGCAAAACCTGTTATCCCCTCTCTCCTGCGGCAGTCTGCCGGAACATGAAGAAGACGAGCCTTGCACTGGTGCGGGATTCCATGGCAACCCTGAAACCCCGGATTGTCGTGCCGGAAGATATCGCAGAGCGGGCGAAGGGAGCGATCGAACGGATGCTCGCGCTCCCGTAA
- a CDS encoding SOS response-associated peptidase, producing MCGRYSLVCIDDLGNRFRVFNPMMGARSRFNVAPGNEMPVIVGGDTRGLTLMQWGLVPGFTCDISSARRPINARAETLRENPVFRHLVRDRRCLVPASGFYEWKKEGNRKVPFYFHLHDTPLFAFAGLYDRWTCPDGAALSTYTIITCKSNACLAGIHDRMPAILSPGHEKHWISGESLTAEEMERMLAPFPAEHMTAYPVLPLVNSPSTDDERLVQPLNSSAGKQTVLEE from the coding sequence ATGTGCGGCAGGTACTCCCTTGTCTGTATCGATGACCTCGGCAACCGTTTCCGGGTCTTCAACCCGATGATGGGCGCCCGTTCCCGGTTCAATGTTGCACCGGGGAACGAGATGCCGGTTATCGTGGGAGGAGATACCCGCGGACTCACCCTGATGCAGTGGGGTCTTGTTCCCGGGTTTACCTGTGACATCTCATCGGCCCGGCGCCCGATCAATGCCCGGGCGGAGACCCTCCGGGAGAACCCAGTCTTCCGGCACCTTGTCCGGGACCGGCGATGCCTGGTTCCTGCCTCAGGGTTCTATGAATGGAAAAAAGAGGGAAACCGGAAAGTCCCGTTCTACTTCCACTTGCATGACACCCCGCTCTTTGCCTTTGCCGGGCTTTATGATCGCTGGACATGTCCCGATGGTGCAGCCCTCTCCACGTATACGATAATCACCTGCAAATCAAACGCCTGTCTTGCAGGAATCCATGACCGGATGCCGGCCATTCTTTCTCCGGGCCATGAAAAACACTGGATTTCAGGAGAATCCCTGACCGCGGAAGAGATGGAACGAATGCTTGCGCCATTTCCTGCAGAGCATATGACTGCGTATCCGGTCCTCCCTCTTGTCAACTCACCTTCAACCGATGATGAGCGGTTGGTACAACCGTTGAATTCTTCTGCCGGGAAACAGACTGTGTTGGAAGAGTGA